TATTAAAAGAAATTGCCGTTGCGGAAAAAGTAAAAAAACAACTAAAGGATGATAATTTCATAATTCCATTAATCATTGACGAAAACCTTTCGTATGATGACTTGCCGCCCGAAATCATTCGCCTGAATGCGATTGATTTTAAAAAATCATGGGCAACGGGTTTACAGGATTTACTGGATGTGTCAGCTTCCCCGTTTTTCGGACCATTTAAAAATAGAGTTTTTATCGTTAAAGCGTTCATAGCAAATCTGCGGGGGTTTGGTAATTCAGAGCTTTGTGCGGCCGGTTAAAGTTGTAATCCATCATCCACTCCTCAGCTTTTTGCCGCACTTCTGACAATGATTTAAATACGTAAGCATTAAGCAGTTCCTTTCGGATGCTGCCGTTACAGCGTTCCACGTACCCATTCTGCATCGGTTTGCCGGGCTGAATGAAGGTCAACGTCACTTTATTTTCCTTGCACCAATGATCGAGTTTGAAGCTGATGAATTCCGGGCCGTTGTCTACGCGTATCATCTGTGGCAGGCCTCTGTACTCTTTCAGTTGTTCCAGGATTCGGATTACTCTAGGGGCAGGTAAAGAAGTGTCGGTTTCCACGGCCAGCACCTCCCTATTATAGTCATCCATCACATTCAGCAACCGGTAGGTACGGCCATCCCATAAACTGTCACTCATGTAATCCAGTGACCAGACTTCATTGGGCTGCTGTGGTTGAAACAGCGCTTGTTTGACACGGGCCGGCAACCTTTTCCTGGCTCGCCTGCGAATGTTGAGCTGCATAGCCGTATAGACTCTGTAAACCCGTTTGTGATTCCAGGGAAAGCCCATTCTTCGCAAGCGGTGATAACACATCCAGAATCCGATGGCCGGATGCTGCTCAATCAGTTTTGTAAGTTGCTCTATGATCATATCGTCATCCTTTGGCTTGCGCCTGTACATCCATGTTGTTCGTGGGAGTTCTGCTGTTTTACACGCCTGACGGATACTTACCCCATGTTCCTGTATCATGTGGCAAGCGATCTCCCGCTTCCGTGCAGGCTTATAACTTTTTTTCTAACGCATCCTTCAGTGCGTGGTGAACCAAACTCAGCTCTGCATACATTCTCTTCAACTTCGAGTTCTCTTCTTCCAATTCCCGGATGCGCTTCAGTTGGCTGGCGTCCATCCCGCCATACCTGGCTTTCCATTTGTAAAATGTAGCATGGCTGATGCCGTGCTCCCGGCACAGGTCGGCAGCGTTCATGCCTGCCTCATGCTGCTTCAGGATGGCAACAATCTGGCTTTCGGTAAACCTTGATCTTTTCATGTGACCATTTTTTAGGGTTAGAAAAATTACGCTTGTTCCGATTTGCAATCGGAACTGCGCCAACTCTATTTTTAAATGGCCGAATTATAGGGAAGCCGACAGATGCATTAGACAAACAGAATATTTCCAAAAACAGTCCCGACCCCGATAAAAGCAATGCCCTGTATCAGCAAATATTTCTGCACAACAAGGGCATAATTGAACGAGAAGAAATTTATGATTCCAATTGGTTCAGCATTTTATCCTTCCCAAAGGAATTACGCTTTCATGATTTTGGGAAACTGATGCCAAAAGGTTTTGATGTGAGTGAACTTACGTTTCCTGCGGTTTGCTATAAAAATTATCTCTGCACTTTTGCATGGGAATATGATTTCATGCACCAATTACCTACAACAGAAACATATAACAGCAGCCAAACAATTAGAATACCAACTGAAGAAATACTATCAGGCAAATACGATTCGCCATTCATTGGCAACTTTGAATGTCAACGGTTGATTGTTCAACTATTGAATAAGGCGTTTGAATTGAGAATGAAAGACAAAGGAGTTCGGGAATATCCTATGTCTAATAAAGTAGGTTATTGGTTTGAAAAGGGAAAGCTGGTGAAGGATAAGTTCAATAAAATACGGTTGGTTGGTAAGCAAAAAGATAAACATTGGCACTTCGGTATATCAGCAGCAGGTAAACTTTATCCGTTTCCCGTGTTGATGGTTTCATCACATATCTTTTTCACCAAAGACGGTAAAGAAATCATTGAAAGCAAAAACATACAACATGCAGCACGAAGAAGACAGGGTAAAAATTGGTGGAATGACGACTGGCGGAATAAGCTGCTTGCCTTTGTAAAATACCTGTCGGATGATGAAAGCAGTTTTTATCTGATGGTAGGAAGCGAAGAAAAAATTCATATTTCTAATAAGCCTGTTCAATTTATCGGGTATGTCAGCTATAACAAACCTGAGAAAAATACGCTGGAAGATGAAGCAGAGATATCAGATTTAAATGACCTGAATGAATTTGACGAAGAAATAATTGAAGAAGCCGATTCTGAATGAAGAAACTGATATACATACCTGAGCCAAATATACTCTTTGCCAATGGACAGAAATGTACAGACGCAAGGGACGGACTTGCTTTGTTTGGTCCGCTAACTAATATATATGGCATCAAAAGCGGTGTAGTAGGAACCAGAAATGGATTAAAAATTTTCCAAAATTACATCAAACGCATACAAAAGCCCATTTACAACGCTAATAATATTACACGTCCAATGTTTCCAGGTTTTGAAGCTGTGTTCGGTTGTAAATGGGACGCAGACCATGTGGTTTTCAAAGAAGTAACCAATGAAGAAATTGGGAAACTGCTATACACAGACAGCACCCACAAAAGGACGTATGATTTGGTTACCTTATTCATAAACAAAATAATATCCGCCAACAAAAATGAAGATGAAAAAGTAGATGTATGGTTTGTGGTGATTCCTGATGAAATCTATCAATACTGTCGCCCCAATTCTATATTACCCAAAGACTTAGTTCAATCAAAATCATTGATAAGCAAATCGAAGGCAAAATCATTTCGATATGAACCAACCTTATTTGAAGACATAAACAAGGAATTGAAGGAGCAGGAAAAAGAAGCGATAACTTACAAGTATGATGCCCAATTTCATGACCAGTTGAAAGCCCGATTGCTTGAACACACTATTCCAACACAGATTTTAAGAGAGAGCACTTTGGCGTGGCGTGATTTCAAGAACAAGTTTGGTGAACCCAAAAGAGACTTTTCAAAAATTGAAGGTCACTTAGCTTGGACAGTTTCAACCGCTGCATTTTATAAAGCTGGTGGTAAACCTTGGAAGTTATCAGATATTAGAAGCGGTGTTTGTTACCTAGGGCTTGTTTACAAGAAAATTGAAAAAGGTATGAACCCAAAAAATGCGTGCTGTGCAGCCCAAATGTTTTTGGATAATGGAGATGGAACTGTTTTCAAGGGAGAAGTTGGCCCTTGGTATAATCCTGATAAGGGAGAATTTCATCTAAAACCCAAAGAGGCAAAAGCATTATTGACACAGGCCTTAAAATCGTATGAAGAACAAAACGGAGTTTATCCTAAAGAAATTTTTATTCATGCCAAGACAAAGTTTAACAGTCAGGAATGGAAGGCATTTCAAGAAGTAACTCCTGAAGGAACGAATTTGGTTGGAGTTACCATAACCAAAACAAAGCCCTTAAAACTTTTTAAATCAGAGGGAAATTATCCGATAATGAGGGGTAACGCTTTTGTTGTTAACGAAAAGAGTGCGTTCCTTTGGACGGTAGGTTATGTTCCGAAAACAGAATCAACCTTGTCAATGGAAGTTCCTAATCCCATTTATATTGAAATTAATAAAGGCGAAGCAGACATTGAACAGGTATTGAAAGATATTTTAGCGTTGACTAAATTGAATTACAATGCCTGTATTTATGCAGACGGAGTTCCTGTAACACTTCGGTTTGCTGATAAAATTGGAGAAATACTAACCGCTTGTACAGACTTAAAAGCACCGCCACTTGCATTCAAATATTACATATAATCCAAAAAGCAAAAGCATACACATTTTGCAGCCTCGCGAATCAGCCCACAAGCCAAAACTGCAAAAAGAGTATGCATTTCTCCAACCCGAGAAAAATTGTTTAAAAAAAATCCCTTCCCTTCTGAAAAATTTTAAAAACGTCAACCCTCAAACCGACTCAAAAACAATCGAACAGGTGGTTGCAAAACTCAATAAAGACAAAGGCTGCAAGACACGGACGACAAAAACGCCAGCCTGTAACAGCGTGTATGTGGCAATAGCGGGTAAAGTGGTAAAACGAAAG
The Chitinophagales bacterium genome window above contains:
- a CDS encoding transposase; the protein is MKRSRFTESQIVAILKQHEAGMNAADLCREHGISHATFYKWKARYGGMDASQLKRIRELEEENSKLKRMYAELSLVHHALKDALEKKL
- a CDS encoding transposase — protein: MYRRKPKDDDMIIEQLTKLIEQHPAIGFWMCYHRLRRMGFPWNHKRVYRVYTAMQLNIRRRARKRLPARVKQALFQPQQPNEVWSLDYMSDSLWDGRTYRLLNVMDDYNREVLAVETDTSLPAPRVIRILEQLKEYRGLPQMIRVDNGPEFISFKLDHWCKENKVTLTFIQPGKPMQNGYVERCNGSIRKELLNAYVFKSLSEVRQKAEEWMMDYNFNRPHKALNYQTPADLL